In one window of Azotobacter salinestris DNA:
- a CDS encoding alpha-ketoglutarate-dependent dioxygenase AlkB family protein, whose protein sequence is MPLFEASVADLPDAELRYLPGWVDGATADRWLAALLAETPWEQPQVRLYGRLYPVPRQVAWYGDAAYRYSGLTHPPLPWTALLAEIRVALEELAGQPLNGVLLNHYRDGRDSMGWHSDDEAELGRNPLIVSLSLGGARRFDLRRIGQTRIEHSLLLEHGSVLVMAGATQHHWQHQVAKTRKPCAPRLNLTFRQVHPQP, encoded by the coding sequence ATGCCGCTATTCGAAGCCTCAGTCGCGGACCTGCCCGATGCCGAACTGCGCTACCTGCCCGGCTGGGTGGACGGTGCCACCGCCGACCGCTGGCTGGCCGCCCTGCTCGCGGAAACCCCCTGGGAGCAGCCGCAGGTGCGGCTCTACGGACGCCTGTATCCGGTACCGCGCCAGGTCGCCTGGTATGGCGATGCCGCCTATCGCTACTCCGGGCTGACCCACCCGCCGCTGCCCTGGACAGCGCTTCTGGCGGAGATCCGTGTCGCCCTGGAGGAACTCGCCGGCCAGCCGCTGAACGGCGTGCTGCTCAACCATTACCGCGACGGCCGGGACTCCATGGGCTGGCACAGCGACGACGAGGCCGAGCTGGGGCGCAATCCGCTGATCGTCTCGCTCAGCCTGGGCGGAGCCCGGCGCTTCGACCTGCGCCGGATCGGACAGACGCGCATCGAGCATTCGCTGCTGCTCGAACACGGTTCCGTGCTGGTCATGGCCGGCGCGACGCAGCATCATTGGCAGCATCAGGTGGCGAAGACGCGCAAACCCTGCGCGCCACGCCTGAATCTGACCTTCCGCCAGGTGCATCCGCAGCCATGA